The DNA segment AAACCCTGCATTGGCGTCAAGTTTGGAAAACACTTTGGCTCCAGCAAGTTGTCCTAACGTGCTTTCTACTGAAGGGAGAGGGTGTTTTTCTCTCATAACCGATTTGTTCAATTCCGTGAGATCTGTGCAAATTCTCACTTTACCTGAACTCTTCGGCACCACAACCATGGGAGCACACCATTCAGTTGGCTCCTCCACCTTTGAAATTACACCCTGCTGTTCCATACGCCTCAATTCTTCCTTCACCTTTGgtaagagagggagggaaatgCGTCTTGGAGTCGATATGGAGAAGGGTATTGCACCTGGTTTCAGCACAATGCTGTACTCACCGTCCATTTTGCCTAAGCCACTGAAGAGTTGTGGAAACTCCTTTTCTACCCTTTCTTTAGAAGTTAAGCTAACAACATCAAGCCTAGCTACTAGTTGAAGTGCAGTTACTGCTGGTCTACCTAACAAAGGCATGTACAACCCATCCACCACATAGATTTCCTGAGTCGTATGTTTGTTATGCTTGCCAAGGGTTGCTGAGAATTTCCCTTTTACCTTCAGTGATGTTCCACCTGGTCCCTGCAGGACTCTCCTGGGAGGTTTCAGTTTTTGGAACTGGCCCCAGTTGTACAGTGTAACTGGGACTGCTGTTACATCAGCCCCagtgtcaattttgaacattgTCTTGAGATTGTCAATTTGTATCTCAGTCATCCAGGGGCTTCCTGTTACATCAGATGTCAGTGAACCAAGAAATGCAATGTCCTCCATTGTATCTGAAGTTGCTATATTCACCTTATGTACCGTCTTTGACTTACATGCTCTAGCATAATGTCCCTTCTTATGACAGAGGTGACATATTGCCTCTCTTGCAGGGCATCGCTGCAAATTATGCCCCTTATTGTCACCGCATCTCATACATAGCATCTGCTTTTTAGGCTTTATTTGAGGTGTTTTCCTTGCCAGCTTTACtggttttgttttcacattACTGTACTGTTTAGTTTGTACACTATCCAGCTGTTCGTTTGCCATGTCCCACTTGAAGTTTGATTTGAGCtgttcctgttgtttttttactagtTCACTCTGTCGAACTCGAACGACAGCCTTCTCAAGTGTCAATTCAGGGTCCAGCTGTAGCTGTTCTGACAGCCTTTTATCTGTCAGACCCACGACGAGTCTATCTCTTACCATCTCATCGTGCAGATCGCCGTATCCACAGTGCTCGGCTAAACAGTGCAACGCCGTTATGAAGTGATCCACGGACTCGCCCACTTCTTGCTGCCGCTGATTAAACTTCGCCCTCTCAAAAATCACGTTCCTTCGAGCTACGAAGTGATCATTCAATCTGTTCTTTACTACTTCATAGTCACTCGCCGCTTGAGGACTTAAATGCAGGGAGGTGAGTATATCCTCGGCTTCCTCCCCCATCGTATAGATCAAGGCATTCACCTGATTTTCATCCGCCTGTGTCTCCAAGCCAGATGCAACACGAAATCTCTCAAAACGTTTTATCCATTTCGGCCAGTCATCCGCTTTGAACGTGAATTTCTCCGGCGGAGAGACTTGAAATTGAGCCATGATAGCGCCGTGCTAACTCGTCTCGCCAATCCTTCACGCTGACGGCACAAACGAAACTacaaatatacagaatacaAGTTTGCTAACAACCCTGTGCATAATGCACACCCGCTATACTTCTGACACCATGTTCTGTCGTTTAATAGGTACAACATAAACCTTTAATAATGAACCACGCGACAGCCGACCATAACTTCTTAAACGAACTTTTATTCTCCTCCCCCAGTCCCGTAACACCCCCAATATAGGTTCCCAAGCATACTGCATGCCTCATAACATTACCGTAAGTAACATAATACTacacttaacacaagcagaacgTTCTTTTATCaggttacttcacttaaggacatatttaataacattatgcctgaaaatgttttggatttttttatcttgtgttaattaaaaactataattataattgtatacATCTCAAATTatcaattataattataatatgacttgctgtttagatttgttttgtttttattgtatttatatgatatttgtgtttttggtaCCGTTAAAGTGATTCGCTTGGCTGAGCACTGCATCCGACGGGCCTCTAACTAGAGATGGGAAGTTTGGTTCTTTTCcgtgaaccggttctttcggacagttcgttttaatgaaccacttcaataatccagttcaccagttcttttccGTCCCGACGTAATGACGTAAATTCCTTCATCccgccgctgccggcagatattaatacagtcaatttaacacatttgaaaagttcttagtaatcataactttagttgaatacgtttcttacatttaaattttgcaactaaaacaccaaGTAGCCTACAGGCACTAATGTGCAAACCTgggtgttttacgtgtcttaaagatataaagttaataaactaatcttcatcaacttacaaaaatttacaaaaaaaaagcataattttgaaatgttttttttcagtccatcagttgtttcaaaaactaatgcAACTGAGTTAAACAAAGTTTTTTGAATACCATTTGGGGTAGCTGCCTGAACTTCCTTAAAACCCACAAAATCATGTATGGGTTTTCCAAAGGAATCTTAGAAACATTTAGAGGAAGTGAGTATGAAATCATCACATGATACTGATCAGTGGTTACAATCTAAAATCAGTCGGGTAAATGAAGCTTACAACCAGCTTTGTTTTGGGACAGAGAACTTTCCGGGCTAATAGGTTTTCATGGCTAATGTAGCAGATGAAGCTCGACATTGGAAACACTTATTAAACACTTTATGGTGATTTTGTAAGTGGTGGAAGATATTTTATGTGCTTCTCTTTTTTGACTGAATTGCTTCATGACATTAATATGGATGGCTTGTTTTTGCTTCTCATCTGATTTTTTAAAACCGAACCATCTCCAAATAACTGaatcattgtttttctttttattaaccAGATAATTTACTGCAGTGTTGACAGTCACTGTGTTTTAGGTGAATGTTTCAGGTGAACTTGTGTGGAAGTGGCTGGGGTCCGGTTTGCAGTGTAAGAGTGGGGGGTGGGGGAAGAGCCGCATTAaaacaatatagacagtatgctCTCATCTCGTATCATGCTGAAAGAATATATCAGTATATTGACAAGACTCAATATACCACCCAGCCTTACTCCAAATTTTATGTGGCCTTCAGATTAGCTCAGGAACTGTGCATAGAGAGCTTCATGGAATGGGTTTCCATGGCCGAGCAGCTGCATCCAAGCAGTCTGGGTTTGATGCTTGCCAGGAGAACTGTACTTGCCTGACTGCACTGTGCtaactgtaaacagtgtaaatgtaaataaacagtcCTGACCCTCAACCTGATGGAACATGTTTGTATTGAATTAGAGCAGAGACTGTGAAAGCCTTTGCAGAAGAGTTGAAGCTGTTATAGCTGCAAAGAGTGGGCCAACTCCATACACTGAAAAAAGTGCACATGGCATGACATTACTcttatctttttaaatttttatactTGATCTAAGTCAAAACATTGAGTTTTCTGGATTCCAATTAAAAATAAGTTTACTCGTTAGTGTAAAACAAATGCATTTCTCTAAATTGAAATATTGCATTCGCAGTattcatgtgatgtcatcagcgGTCAAGTATGGAGATGTTGagctttccgccattttgataCACCACATGGAAGAACACAGCATGAATAggaatcaataataataataataataataataataataataataataataataataataataatactttattaatacATGATAAGTCACTCAAGGTCACCatacaaattcaaacaaaaaagaaataataaataacagtaaacagcacaaaaaaatcagtaggtaatttaaaaaatatgatgaaGTCAAACCGAgtagatataaaataataatacaaataagcTACTTTGATGTTATATGATTATTGTGATATTGATACATATTTGAAATTAGTGATATCGAAAAGTAATATTTTCTGCACTATTTcccatacatttatttttttgtgctgGCCCGCCACGAGCCCTCTGCCATACTGTAAGTTGCAGCATCAAGTTATGGATCAGGTGTTAGTTGCATTTGAATAGAATTGTTTGTGGTAATCAAATCAGTAGTGTTTGGACCCATTAAAAAACTTGCCACATTTTGTAGAGTCTTGACATAGACATTGGACGAGATTACCTTCTGAAGTGCCTcatcatatacagtaccttGGGGAAAGATTGCAAGCTGTATGTTTAATTTTGGGGTGAACTATTCCATAAGGGTAGAAAGCCATTATCATTGTTTGGCTAATCTGACAGATGTTTTAATAAAGGTAGTTGATCATATAATGGCACTTTTAAAGCTACAAAGAGAAAACATAAAGACATAAAGTataatttaagatttattttaacttGAAAACCGTATTTGGTTCTAAGACAACTGAACCTTATTTGGCTTTAAATAAGTAATGGAAATTTGTTAAGTTGatataaattaaagtaaatagaTGTAACAAGATGacaattttctttttactttgaTCCAGTgaaatttttttcagtgtattatTCCCTATGCATTAAGAATGGCATGTCATTaaagtttatatgtttgtgtatactatatatatatatatatatatatatatatatatatatatatatatatatatatatatatatatatatatagtagaaacacaaacacaaacacacacacacacacacacatatatagtgtgtgtactaATGAAACATAAGGCAGTGTATTCctttaaaacattcattcacaaGTCATTCAGTTCAAAGACAGTTCTTTCTCTCCCTTAGGCTGCCAGGCACAATAAATAATGTTGCCGAGGCCTTTGTGTCCACACAGATTCATTCTTTCCCGTTGGGTAGGTGGAACTTGAGGCATTTGAACTGAATTCCAGTCTTGTTAGTCTCAACAAGGACCACCATTGTATGTAAATGGCTTATACAAGAGCATATGACTGCTGTGGTGTTGGGCAGTGGCTAGTTTTGAGGAAAATATTTGCATTTCCAGATGACCTGGTGCTCTTCACTGTTCCATTTAGTGCAGTGATTCAACCCTTTTTCTGGACATATTTGTGTATCACCACTCCTGAAggtaaatgattaaatatttgttttttcaaattATTGTGCATCGTTTTTGTAGCTGTCATTATGAGCCAGTGATGACtaaacatttccatttaataatgtttcttatattgtattttaactCCTAAATAATATATTACTCCCCACCctgtttaatatatatgtacatgaGCAAAATAGAACTGTATACAGTAGGTCTGGTTAGGTGCTTTAAATACAGCTAATCTGCCTTTTatagagagagagctggagaggCTGTCACATAGCCTTGCCCAAAATATTGCGATTGGCTTTTCTTTTTGCATCAGGTGACAGCATGTGGCAATAGAGCATCGCCCATGTTCTTTTATTCAACTCCAGGGCAGACACAAATTGCACAGTTGCCCAAATGCCCAAAGTGTCCAAATGTCAAGACTGCACCTGATGGTCGATATTTTTGGACCTGGCAAGGCTTATGCTGCTTACACCACGGGCTGAGCTGGTAAATTGTACTTTGAGATTATTATTAACGTAAAGGGCTTAAATTACTGTCTGTTTTCACTGGCTGTTGTTGATTAGGCCATAATATTAGATTATGCCAAATTTAATTCTGAAATTTTAACcgtaatatcttttttttacagaactgGAATCGAAAATGAATTGGGCGTCTTTTTACGCCGTAATCAGCGGTGTAAATAGGCATTCAACAGGCATTGGGCGCATCTGGCTCTCTGTCATCTTCATCTTTCGCATCCTGGTTTTAGTAGTGGCTGCTGAAAGTGTATGGGGTGATGAGAAGTCTGGTTTCACCTGCAACACCCAGCAACCAGGTTGCAATAGTGTGTGTTATGACCAGTTCTTTCCAATCTCCCATATCCGTCTCTGGGCCCTGCAACTGATTCTCGTCTCAACACCTGCACTGCTGGTAGCTATGCATGTTGCTCATCGCCGGCACATTGACAAAAAGATCCTAAAATTATCAGGACGAGGTGCCACTAAGGAGTTTGAACAattaaaaaatcagaaattCAAGATTACCGGTGCACTTTGGTGGACATATATGATAAGCATAATTTTTCGCATAGTTTTTGAGGTGGcctttttatacatattttatgtaATCTACCCTGATTTCAAAATGGTGCGTCTTGTCAAGTGTGATTCTTATCCCTGCCCTAACACAGTGGACTGCTTTGTTTCTCGTCCAACAGAGAAGACTATCTTTACTGTGTTCATGCTGGTGGTATCTGGGGTTTGTGTTTTGCTAAACATTGCAGAGGTGCTGTATTTAATAGGTAGAGCCTGTGCCCGCTACTTGCAGAAGCCAGAAGGTGATCCACAAGGACCCTGGCTCTCTCAAATGCTCTCTCCTTACAAGCAAAATGAAATCAATCAGCTCATATCAGAGCATTCATTTAAGCCAAGATTGAATTTGGCCAGAAAGAGCCCTATTGACAAAGGGGAGAGATGTTCTGCCTTTTAGCTGCTACCTTTTGGAAGGTTAAACTAATCATTGGTAACTTGGAGTTTAGTAATTATGACCAGTATCATCCTTATTCATATATTGGGTTAATGATAAATTGTACAAAAATGTTGAATTTTG comes from the Tachysurus fulvidraco isolate hzauxx_2018 chromosome 17, HZAU_PFXX_2.0, whole genome shotgun sequence genome and includes:
- the gjb1b gene encoding connexin 31.7 isoform X2 — translated: MNWASFYAVISGVNRHSTGIGRIWLSVIFIFRILVLVVAAESVWGDEKSGFTCNTQQPGCNSVCYDQFFPISHIRLWALQLILVSTPALLVAMHVAHRRHIDKKILKLSGRGATKEFEQLKNQKFKITGALWWTYMISIIFRIVFEVAFLYIFYVIYPDFKMVRLVKCDSYPCPNTVDCFVSRPTEKTIFTVFMLVVSGVCVLLNIAEVLYLIGRACARYLQKPEGDPQGPWLSQMLSPYKQNEINQLISEHSFKPRLNLARKSPIDKGERCSAF
- the gjb1b gene encoding connexin 31.7 isoform X1, with translation MAYTRAYDCCGVGQWLVLRKIFAFPDDLVLFTVPFSAVIQPFFWTYLCITTPEELESKMNWASFYAVISGVNRHSTGIGRIWLSVIFIFRILVLVVAAESVWGDEKSGFTCNTQQPGCNSVCYDQFFPISHIRLWALQLILVSTPALLVAMHVAHRRHIDKKILKLSGRGATKEFEQLKNQKFKITGALWWTYMISIIFRIVFEVAFLYIFYVIYPDFKMVRLVKCDSYPCPNTVDCFVSRPTEKTIFTVFMLVVSGVCVLLNIAEVLYLIGRACARYLQKPEGDPQGPWLSQMLSPYKQNEINQLISEHSFKPRLNLARKSPIDKGERCSAF